The Humulus lupulus chromosome 3, drHumLupu1.1, whole genome shotgun sequence genome window below encodes:
- the LOC133821507 gene encoding sterol carrier protein 2-like, whose translation MAIGQFKAETLFDLMKHHFETEEGKQLCKKVNLVYQINLAPKKIGIDEVCYTIDLKNVKVFKGTLEGEEKPDATFSFKEDDFVKIAFGKMNPQIVFMRLVYTS comes from the exons ATGGCGATCGGTCAGTTCAAGGCAGAGACTTTGTTCGATTTGATGAAGCATCACTTTGAAACCGAAGAGGGTAAACAACTTTGCAAGAAAGTTAATCTCGTTTACCAGATCAATCTCGCACCCAAG AAAATTGGGATCGATGAGGTCTGTTATACTATTGATCTGAAGAATGTGAAGGTCTTCAAAG GAACATTGGAAGGAGAAGAAAAGCCTGATGCCACATTTTCCTTCAAGGAAGATGATTTTGTCAAAATTGCATTTGGAAAGATGAATCCCCAGATTGTTTTCATGAGGTTGGTTTACACCTCTTAA